The following are encoded together in the Cryptococcus neoformans var. neoformans JEC21 chromosome 9 sequence genome:
- a CDS encoding vesicular-fusion protein, putative, whose amino-acid sequence MPSRAEDLIAKAEKKASSSVGWFGSSSSKWEEAADLFSQAAIAFKIDNKWQESGQAYEREAACRLRLNENNDAMNAFHNAAKSYKKSNPEAAVTALHQAIKLLIESGLFRQAADREKEIANIYAQDGIDPAKARDSFVRAGDWYKQEDANATANQCYQQAAEISADLGDFQKSMELYQTVADWSLTSALTKYSVKEYWLRAALCSMAMGDLVTTHKLLTEFAQKDLTFPSTREAKFAKDLMDACEEADLEKFTGTVYQYDQVTKLDNWKTGVLLKIKKALEEDEGGLT is encoded by the exons ATGCCCTCCCGCGCAGAAGACCTCATCGCaaaggcagagaagaaggcctcctcctcggtcGGGTGGTTCGGcagctcatcctcaaagtgggaagaagcagccGACCTCTTCAGCCAG GCTGCAATCGCATTCAAAATCGACAACAAGTGGCAAGAGTCCGGCCAGGCTTACGAAAG GGAAGCAGCATGTCGCCTCCGTTTAAATGAGAACAACGACGCCATGAACGCGTTCCACAACGCCGCCAAGAGTTACAAGAAGAGCAACCCCGAGG CCGCCGTGACTGCTTTGCACCAAGCGATCAAGCTCTTAATTGAATCAGGTCTTTTCAGGCAAGCGGCGGatagggaaaaggaaattGCCAACATTTACGCCCAAGATGGTATCGATCCGGCCAAGGCCCGAGACAGTTTTGTCAGAGCAGGAGACTGGTACAAGCAGGAAGATGCCAATGC AACGGCAAATCAGTGTTACCAACAAGCCGCCGAGATTTCTGCTGATCTTGGAGATTTCCAAAAATCCATGGAATTGTACCAAACTGTGGCAGACTGGAGCTTGACAAGTGCTCTGACAAAGTATTCTGTCAAGGAGTACTGGCTGCGCGCTGCTCTTTGTTCAATGGCTATGGGT GACCTCGTCACCACCCACAAGCTCCTCACGGAATTTGCGCAAAAAGACCTTACATTCCCCTCTACGCGAGAAGCCAAATTCGCCAAGGATCTTATGGACGCATGCGAGGAAGCCGATTTGGAGAAATTTACTGGCACGGTGTATCAATATGACCAAGTGACCAAGCTGGATAACTGGAAGACGGGTGTGTTGttgaagatcaagaaggccttggaggaagacgagggtgGTTTGACATAG